The region CGTCCCCAAGAGCGAAAAGGCCCGCCGCCGCAAGATCCAGATCGGCGGCGAGGGCGGCCAGCAGCAGATCGGCGTGGAGACGGGCGAGCGCGAGACGCAGAACGCCTGATCCCGCATCTGCGGAATGACGAGGCCCGCCGTGGACGGTTCCACGGCGGGCCTCGCTGCGTCGGGCGTGCGGCGAAGGTCAGGTCTTCGCCTGCGGCTCCACGCGCGGCACGGTGCGCAGGTACATCCACATGGCGCGCAGCTCGTCGTCCGTCATCCTGCCGACCGCCTTCCACGGCATCTCGGGGCGGATGGCCGAGCCGTCCGGGCGCTTGCCCTCGCGCATCGCCCGGAACCAGTCGGCCTCGCTCCACGAGCCGATCGGCCCGCCGGGGGTGATGTTGGGCGTCGGCAGGCCATGGCCGGGGCCGCCCCCCAGGCTGGGTGTGTGGCACCCCACGCATCCGCCCACGCTCACCAGGTACTGCCCGTACTCGCGCGTAACGCCCTGCGGCGGAACCCGGCGGGTACGCGGCGCGTGGTCGATGATCTCGGCGGGCAGGGGAAGCTGGCGGGTGGCGAGCAGCACGTGCCCCAGCGGCCCCACCTTGGAGGGCGCGAGCTGCCGGTCCACCGGCGGCACGGAGCGCATGTAGGCGATGACGGCGGCCACGTCCTCGTCGCTCAGGTGCTGGAATTCGTCCGACGGCATGATGAGCAGGGCGCGCTTGTCGTGGCGCACGCCGTGGCGGATGGCTGCCTCCAGCTGCGCGTCGGTGTAGCGGGGGAGCACGCCCCCCTTGCCCGCGGTAAGGTTTGGGGCGATCAGCACGGCCATGGGCATGCCGTCGATGAATACCGTTCCCCCGAGGTCCTGGCCATGGCACTCGGTGCACTTGGAAACGGCGGTGGCCACGTGCCTGCCGCGCGCCACCTGCGCAGGGTCGCGCGTGATGTTCAGCGACGCCGCCGCGACGTTCCACCGCTGGTTGAGCCGCTTCTTGCTGGCGCCGTACGCCACGGCGAACGCCACCAGCAGCAGGACCACGAGCCCGCCGAGGCCAATGCCCAAACGCTTCATCCACTTCTTCATCGAGCGGTTTCCTCCGGAGGGTCCTGCGGGGTGGGATTGCCGGATGGCCGGCTGGGGGGATGCGGGAGCCGGGCGCGGGGGACTGCTGCGCCGGCGAAGGGCCAAGGGTAATCGTGTGTTCCGCCCAGGTCAAGAAAATTCTCACGGCCGAACCCGGACGAACATCGGACAGAGCGCGCGGCGCGGACACGGATCTCCGATGGCCCGCGCTCCGCGTCGTCAGGCCGCGCGCTGGCGCAGGCTCTCATACAGGTCGGTGTGGTTCAGCAGGTATGTGTATCGCCGCAAACGTGCACGTTTCCGTAGCCGAGAACGATAAGCCCCGCATCGAAGAGCGATGCAGGGCTTTCGGTTCTCCTTCACTGACGCGTTACCGGGCTAGTGCCGCCAAGCCGACGATTCTGCCGCGTCGGGAGTTACCAGACACGAGCCGAGGACACTCGCAAGCGATGTCCGACTCGGTAAGATGCCCTGGGTCCTGGCGCGCCGCCTCACGATCGTCAGAGCTTCAGGAGGAGGATATCCATTCCAATGCCGATTCCGTACCGAATGACGGAGCGGTGGGCAGGGTTTTCCTCCGCCCCAACGCTGCGAAGCGAGGGCATCAGCTGTCCACCGAGCAGCACATTCACGGGCCAGGTCCGCGTAAGGGCGAGGCTCGCGTACAGCCCCGGCGCGAACACCTGACGCACATTGGCATTTGGCTCGGATCGCACGTTCTGGGTGTTGTCTAGGCGGTAGCTGAGTAGTGCGCCCAGATCGATGAGGGGCATGAAGACGCCGAGGCCGCACACCTGCAGCACGCACTTCACGGAACTGGCGTCGGCCGCGCCAGTGAGATCGAACTGCCACTCGACGCCAATTGGGAGCGACGCACCCATCGCTAGTGCCGCTTCTTCCACCTCCTCCGGGTCGTCACCCTCCCGGATGACGCGCTCGAAGCCGGTGGCGAAGCCGGGGAACGCGGTGATGGACGCGCCACCCTCCCAGTAACGCTTACCTTGCCACCCGCCGACCGGCGAGGCAGCGGTCTCAAAAGCCGCCTGCACCTGCGCTCCATCCCGGGCCTCCGAAAGCGACGAGGCCAGCGCAGCAAGGGTCAGCATGGACGCGGGAACCTGGACGGTGCGCACGTCACGAAGCAGCACAGTGGTTCGCGACAAGGCCAGCCCGAAATCCCGCGACGTGATGGCTTCCAGGGCCCCCGAGACGGCACGCCAGCGCGTGTGGATGCTTTCCAGGTGCGCTGTTGCGCTCTTCGGCGCCAGGGCGCGGGCAACGTCCATCGCGCTCGTCACCGCGTCGAACGCGTTGCGCACCACCACCCCGGCGTCCGCCGGACGCGGATCCGCAGGGGCGGCGCGGGCTGCGATGCGCTCCAGCACGCGCACCGTCCCCACGGCTGCCTGCTCGAGCGCGGCCCCCTGGCCAAGATCGACTGGCACGTCCCCGGCCGAGGGCACCGCGCGGACCAGCAGCAGGCGTACGAACGCGCCGCGCTGCTCCTTGGGAACCTGCAACAGCGACCGTGAGGTGAGCAGGTACGGGTGCCGGGTGGGGTCCGCCGTGGGGGCATACCCCTGCGCCAGGTACGTTTCGGCGAGAGTGGCCAGCACGGTGAGGCCCTGCGAGACGCGCCGCCATTCCGGCGGCAGGTCCGGCCCCTGCGGCAGCGTGAATGAGCCCGCATCCCGCAAGATCTCGAAAACGGCATCCCCCTCCAGCAGTCGCGTCGCCATCGGTACCAGCGGCGCCACGGTCGCCACCCGCTGGGCGCACACGGCGCTGCGTACCGCGCCCGTGGGAGCCCGCACCGAGTCTGCGCCCGTGCTGGCGACCGAGTCTAGCGCTCCTGCTTGCCCGCGCCGACCGGCCCCGCCACTCCCGCGGCTCGCCCCGCGCCTGTCCGCCCCGGCCGCGGGCTCGGCGGGGCAGATGGCCACGGCTCCCCCTTTCAGCAGGTTCACCGGCAGCTGCACGAAATCGCCCCCCAGCGTTGCGCGCCAGGCCGTGAGGGGAATTCGCCCCACGTCCACCGCGTCGACCCGCTGGTCTGCGCGGGTGGAAAGCCCCTGCATCAGCGCCCACGTCTCCGGGAACCCGGCCCGCAGCAGGGGCTCGCTGCGGGCAAAGCCGTGCAGGTTCACGATGAACGAATTCACCGCCTCGCGGCGCATGCGGGCGATGATGAAGTCCGTGAGTTCCACCAGGAGGTTGGGCGAGCGGAGGTCGGAGCTGGCCGCCGCGGCCGCGGGTGGTGGCGCCACGACGGCCGAAACGGCGGCGCCGATCCGTGTGCCCTGCAGTGCCGCGACGGTTCGGGCTGGGATCCGGCTTGCCTCGTCGCGAAGGTCCGCCTGCAGCTTTGGGAGAAGCGCATCGAGTTGCTGCTGCGCCTGCTGCGCAAGGGTGGCCAGCCTGTCCCGCTCCGTTCCGCCCTGGCCGGTTTCCAGGACGCTCGCCTGGTGGCGGGCGGTCAGCGAATCCACCATGTGCTGCCACCGCGCAATCCGGGCGTCCAGCTCCCGGGCGGGAGTGGAGTCGGTTTTGATGACGGCGGTGTCTAGCTGGGCGCGCAGCCCCCTGGCCGTGGCCAGCGATTGCACTGCCGCCTGCACGTCCTCCGCAGCGCGCTCGGCTTCCTGAGCCTTGAGGCGCGCCCGCTCCGCCGCCGCATGCACGGCGGCCCGGGAGTCGCGCACGGCCTTGATTTGCACTGTCACGCTGTACAGCGTACCGCACGCTCCCCTGCGGTCACCCCGGCAAATCCGCTCCAGAGTCGTGGCGAACTGTTCGGCGGAAAGCTCCAGAACCGCCGGAGACGGATCTGCCCGGAGCTGCGCCACCGCTGTGTCCAGCGTGGGAACGGAATCGGCCAGTCGCAGCGCGCGCACGCGGGCCTGCTCGGCCGTGCGCAGAGCGTCGATGATCGACTGCGCGTCCGGCAGGTTTTGCCGCAAAGTGCCAAAATCATGAAGGGGCGCGCGGGCGAACGCGCGCGCGCACCGGGCCAGGCGATGCTGGCCAGCAGCATCACTCGAGATGTAGTGGATGAGGAACGCGTGCACGAACGCGCTGCTAGACATGCGCTCCAACTGGTCCAGCACCTCGATGGGCAGTGTGAGCTTCAGGCTCTCGGTGTCTGGGGCGAGGGCGCAGCCAACCTGCTCGTGCCAAGTCGGGGGGGGCTCCTGCGTAAGCGCCGGACGGGAGGAGAGGAGAAGAAGCGCGGTGATCAGGATCCGCACGCGAGTGCGCATGAAGTCTCCGGGTGCAGGCGTGGGCTCTTGAGGAGGGTGAAGCGAGTGGGGCGAGCGGAGACGTGGCCGACAGGGTGGTCCGTGCGCTCTTCACGGCACCGCCCGCCCCTCGTGTCGCGCTACCGCGCTTGGGAAAGCCGCTGCGACCATGACTGGACCTCGGTGCGGAACCGTTCCTGGAGAGGCGCGCAATCCGCCGGTAGATCCGTGCGCCGAAGTAGTTCCAGCAGGTTTTCGGGCTCAGTGATGGCCGCTCGCAGGGCGGGGCATCCGCCGCCCGCGATCAGTGCCGCGCCCACGGCGTCACGTGCCAGGTTCAACGGAATCCGGTTCGATCCCGCCGCGTCGCCCTCGTAGCGGTAGAAGTAGCCATTCATCAGGTTCGTGTTGCGGTGCGGCCACGGCGGCCGGCCGAACGAGGGGGTGCCGGAGTCGTTGAAGAGGTACAATCCCCCGTCGAGCACGGTCCAGAAGGAGGGCGCCGGGATCTTCATCATGGAGAACCAGCGCTCAGGCGAGATCAGCTGGCCCGGCGTGAGCGCGGCGTCCAGCACCAGATCGCCGCGGGAGGTCTTGAAATACAAGGCCACGTGATAGCCCCATTCTACCTTTTCGCCATACGGCACGGCCAGATTAAGTCCCAACTTCCCGGCAATGGCCGACGTGTAGCGGGCCGGGGGAAAGAGCCACACCTTGCCAGCCTTCGCCCGCACGGCCGCAGGCAGCAGCACATAGGCCGCGTGCGCCCGGTCATGACACCCACTGAACAGGTACGGTGAGAATTCCGGCAGGCTGCCGGCCGCCCGCAGCAGCAGCTCCGTTTCTGCTTCGCTCAACGGCTCGACGGAGTTCGCCGGCGGTGGGTACCCATTCATGTCACCGAGACTACTCCCGTCGACGTACACGACCGTGCTGGCGGACGGCCCAGAGCCCGCTAGAGTCGGCGCTCCAGGCCGGCCAGCCGAAGAGGTGCCTGCGCACCCGCCGAGGAGCAGCGCTGTCGCAACACAGGCGGAAACAAGAGAAGAGTGCATGCGGATCGGGAGTGAATGACAATATCTTGGAACTGAGTGCAGCCGATGGCGAAGCTGGACGCGGAGCGAATTACGGGTGCGGAAAAACGGGGTCGTCCGGACTGCCGTAGGACAGCCCAGCAGCTCACGGTCGTTCGAAATTGGTAGGGACCAACATGGCGTTCGATACCAGCCCCTGATACCACCTGCTACACGGCCCAGATTAGCGAATTCATTCTTCGGCTGCAAGTGGTGCGAATGCTCCGTCGTCCAGGACTCAGGGGTGCACGATCGACGCTCTCCCCCTTTGTTGCCGAGTCGCCACCCCCGCCTCCCGCCCGGGCCGGTAGCGCCGCACGGTCGCGCGCTCCACGTCCGCTTCGGTGAAGGCGACGGGCTTCATGCGGTTGGCGGCGAACATCGCGGCCTGGTCGTCGTGGTGCGGCGAGCCGGGCTTGCTGCTCTCGCCGTACGCCAGCACGCTGTAGGCGCGCACTGGATTCGTGAACTCGACGGCGAGCACCCATCCGTCGCCGCCGACGACGGTGCGCGTTCCGTCCGGCTCCTCGCGAAAGTTCAGCACGCGGAAGCATCCCAGGAACCCGCTGCATCCGCCGACGGGCACGTCCACGGAGCCGTGGCGCACGCGGTGGACGGTGCCCCACGCCACGTCCGCGCTCCCGTACTTCCGCTGCACCTCCGCGGCGGCCCAGGCGAACGCTTCCACCGCGCGCGCCGGGTCGCCCAGGCCGCGGGGCGTCGCCAGGGGCTCGGCGGCGGTCCACGCCCGCGCGAAGAGTGCCGCGGCCGGCACGGGAAAGCCCACCGAGGCGGCGCTGGGCGGCGCCTGCGGTCCGGTGCGCACGTACCGCCACCACCACGTTTCGAAGAGCACGCCGCCACGGCTTTCCGCCGCCGCCGTGTTGTCCCAGCGCTCCAGCACGGCCGCCGCCTGCGCGACCTCCGGCGTGGGCGGGGCGGCGCGCACGGCCCGCAGCAAGTCGTCCTTCACGCGGTCGGCCAGGATCATCCGCATGCTGTGCTTGGCGGCCACCACGTCTTCCAGCGAAAACTTGCGATCGTTGTGAAGCAGCTCCAGCGAGTGCTGGCTGCGCAGGCGCAGCTCCGCTCCGCCGGGAAAGTAGGCGGGATAGTCCTCGCGCCGCAGCGGCTGGTGCAGGTTGGTCAGGTACGGCGGATCGTTCTCATTGCGCACGTATCCGCCGCGCGGATTGAGCACCTGCGGAAGCGAGTCGAACCCGACCACGCGCGTCCACACGTCCGTGCTCCGGCTGGCGGGAATTGCCGCGGTGTCGCCGCCGGAGGGGTGCGGCAGGGCCGGGTGGGTGGCGTTCCACACGTAGTAGATGTTCCCGTCGCGGTCCGCGTAGGTGAGGTTGGAGGTCACTCGCGCCCGCATCCGCAGGGCGTTCGTCCATTCGGTGCGGTTGCGTGCCCGCATCATCTTCAGGAACTGCTCGCCCCCGCGGAACTCGTCCTCCCCGGCGGCCCGCACCACGTAGATTCTTCCGCCGCCGCGGTGGATAACGGGCCCCAGCGGCGTCGTCCAGCGTTCGCGCGTCACCGTGCCCACGCCGGGGCCGTTGGCGAACTCCACCGTTTCCGTCTCGCGCCGCAGGGGGACGGAGCCGCCGTCGAACAGGTAGTGGTCCGGACGGGCGGGATCCACCTCCAGCGCGTAGATCTCTTCCAGGTCCGGCGCGTTGTTCGTCGTCGCCCAGCCCAGGTACGTGTTGAAGCCGCCGACGAGGACGATGGGCCCGCCCAGCCGGAAGTCGCCGTAGAAATCCAGCTGCCCGGGCACCGTCACGTGCGCCTCGTAGTAGCCGGCCGACCACGCCAGGTGCGGGTTGCGCAGCAGGATGGCGCGCCCGGACCGGGTGCGGCTGGGCGCCAGGGCCCACGCGTTGGAGCCGTCCTCCGCGCCCGGTGCCTGCGGGTCGCCCTCCGCCCCGGGCTGCGCGGCCCCGCCCCGCGGCGGCTCGCCGCGCACGCGGTTCAGGAAGCGCCGCACGTCGGGGCCGCCCCCGCCCATCCCCTGCGCGTGCACGTCGTGGCCGCTGAAGGTGGGCGTTACCCACGCGGGAAACTCGGATCGATGGAGCTCCACGTAGCGGTTCACCCCGGCGGCGAACCCGTCGTACATGTCGCGCGTGTCGGCTTCCAGGAGGGGATAGCTGGCAACCGCCCGCCGGTGTACGGGGCGCAAATCGAAGTCCGAGTCCAGGCTGTCGGCCCCGTAGCGCAGGGCCAGCTCGCCCCGCGCGCGCACCAGCCCCTGGACGATGCGCATTCCATGGTCTTCCAGCTGCACCCACCCCAGCCCGAAGCCCGCGGCGCGGAAGTTCTCCGCCCGGATGTGCGGCACGCCATACGCCGTGCGGCGGATCTCCACCTGGTCCGCCAGGCCGGCCTGCGCGGCCGCGGCGGGTGCGTAGGCGGCGAGCACGAAGGCGGTCAGCGCCCATCGCGGCGTGGAAGGCGTCATCGATTGGTCCTCGGGAGCGTGAGATGGCGTCGGGACGTGCATCTTGTGCATCGCCACACGCTTCCGCAATGTCACGTGTTTTCCCGCCGCGCCCCGTACCCGTGCCGGGGCCGATCCGTCGGCTCGCTGCCCCCTTCTTCCTGGAACCACGTAATGTCCTTCGGCACGATCACTCGCCGACTCCTGGCCGGCGCGGCGCTTCTCGCGGCCCTTCCGCTTGACGCGCAGGGCGGGTACGACCTCATCATCCGCAACGGGCGGGTGCTGGACGGCAGCGGCAATCCCTGGTACCGCGCGGACGTCGCCATCCGCGGCGACCGCATCGTGGCTGTCGGAGACCTTTCCGGACAGCGCGCGGCACGGGAGATCGACGCGGCGGGATTGTACGTGGCGCCCGGCTTCATCGACGTGCACACCCATGCGGGCGAGGGGCTGGCGACGGCGGCGCTCAGCCACGGGCAGCCGCTGCTGGCGCAGGGGATCACCACGGTGCTGGTGAACCCCGACGGGGGCGGGGCGACGGACATGGCCCGCCAGCGCGCGGAGATGCAGTCGCACGGCATCGGCGTGAACGTCGCGCAGATGGTGCCGCACGGCTCGGTGCGGTCGCGGGTGATGGGGATGGCCGACCGCGCGCCCACGGCGGCCGAGATGGACCAGATGCGGGCGCTGGTGCGGGCCGGGATGGAGGAGGGTGCGTTCGGCCTGTCGACGGGGCCCTGGTACGCCCCGGGAAGCTTCGCGAAAACCGAGGAGCTGATCGACCTGTCGCGGATCGTGGCCGGGTACGGGGGCGCCTATTCCAGCCACATCCGCGACGAGGCGGACTACAACGTGGGGCTGGTGGCGGCGGTGGACGAGGTGATCCGCATCGGGCGCGAGGCACGGCTTCGCGTGGTGGCCACGCACCTCAAGGCGCTGGGGCCGCGGGTGTGGGGCTACTCCGGCGCGCTCGTCAGCCGCATCGACCGGGCGCGCGCCGAGGGCGTGGAGGTGTTCGCGGACCAGTATCCCTACACCGCGTCCGCCACCTCGCTGAGCGGCGCGCTGGTGCCGAGGTGGGCGCTGGCGGGGGGCGACACGGCCCTGCAGCGGCGCATCGCCGACCCCGCGGAGCGCGCCCGGCTGCGGGTGGAGGTGCTCGACAACCTGGACCGGCGCGGCGGCGCGGACCGCATCCAGTTCCGCCGCCACCGCGCGGACCCCACGATTGAGGGCAGGACGCTGCTGTGGGTGGCGCAGCGCGGCGGGGTGGAGCCGGTGGACGCGGTGCTGGAGCTGCTGCGCACCGGCAACCCGGGCGTGGTGTCGTTCAACATGCTGGATGCCGACGTGGACCTGCTGATGCGGCAGCCGTGGATGATGACCTCGTCCGACGGCGACCTGGTGCCGATGGGCGAGGGCGTGCCCCATCCACGCTCGTACGGCACCTATCCGCGCAAGATCCGCGAGTACGTGGTGGAGCGCGGGGTGATGGACCTGGCCGCCGCCATCCGCAGCATGACCTCGCTTCCGGCGACGGTGTTCCGCATTCCCGACCGCGGCACGCTGCGCGAGGGTGCCGTGGCGGACGTGGTGGTCTTCGACCTGGCCCGCGTGAACGACCCCGCCACGTTCAGCGATCCCCACAAGCTGGCGGAGGGGATGGTGCACGTGCTGGTGAACGGCCGCCCGGCGGCGGACCAGGGCCGCTTCTCATCCCAATTGCACGGGCGGGTGCTCGCGCTGCCGCGGCGGGTGGGCGATAGCCGCTGACGGCCGGATCTCAGCCGTTGCAGGCGCAGCCGGAGCCCTTGGTGCAGGTGCGGTTCTTGGCGATGCACGTGTCGCCGCACGCCTTGCCCTCCTTGCACACCTTGCAGCAACTGGTGCCGGAGCCGGGGTCGGTGGGTGACAGGTCGCAGGCCGTGACCAGCGGAGCGGAGCTGGCAAGCACCAGCATGGCCGAGAGGGGGATGGCCGCGCGCAGGCGGCGGAGCATCGGCGGGCGGCTCACGCCCGCCGCCTGGCGCGAAGGGCGCGCGGCGGTGAGCCAGGGGAGCTGGACGAATCTGCGCATGGGATGAACGTGGGTGGATCGAACGCCGCCTTCCGGGCGGCACGGTGCCGCGCCTCGTCGCACGTCGTTGATTCAGTCGGGCGGCCGGGCGGCTTTTCTCGGTACCCTGAGGAATGGGGTGGCCGCGGCCCTGCACGGGCGAATGAATTCGCTGCAACGACCACACGAAGTTCGCCTTCGCGGACTGGCTTGCCTGGAGGCCCCTTTGGGCATCGTGCGCGACCATGCTAGACGGTTTGGTGCGCTTGGGGGTCAAGATGATGCCGTCGCGCTTCGCCTGGGAACGCACCGGTTTGATTCGACGCCCCGAGTTGGTGTGTACCCCCTCTCCCACGCTGTTTGTGGGAGAGGGTGGACGAGCATAAGCGAGGACGGGTGAGGGCCCCACGGCAGCCGAGGCGTCGGATACGGTGACCGCTGCCGCACGGGTGAACGCGCCCGCATGGGAACCGAAGTCCCAAATCGTTGTACCGGATGATGTTGCGCCGCGGCCCGCACGTACGGCCGCGGCTTCTGTTTGGGGAGGCGATGATGACGACGACCAACAACGATTACCTGGTGCGCGCCACCGCGCTGAACGAGCGCGTGCGCGCCTTCGCACTGAACGCCACCGGCGTGGTGAACGAGCTTCAGCGCCGCCACGACACCTACCCGGCCGTCACCGCCGCCCTGGGGCGCACGGCCATGGGCGCCCTGCTGCTCTCGGCGTCGGCGCTCAAGGAAGAGGAGCACGCGCTTACCGTGGACGTGCGCGGCAACGGGCCGGTGCGCCGCATCCTGGTTACCGCCAACGGCCGCGGCGAGGTGCGCGGGTTCGTCGGCAACCCGCACGCGCACGCCGACCACCACGCGAGCGGCAAGCTGAACGTGGCGGGTGTGGTGGGCACCGACGGCTACGTGTCGGTGACGCGCGACCTGGGAATGCGCGAAACCTACCAGGGGATGGTGGAGCTGCTCTCCGGCGAGATCGGCGAAGACCTGGCGTACTACATGTACAAGAGCGAGCAGACGCCGTCGGCCGTAGGCATCGGCGTGTTCGTGAACCCCGACCTGACGGTGGACGCGGCGGGCGGATACATGGTGCAGCTGCTTCCCGGCCTTTCGGACG is a window of Longimicrobium sp. DNA encoding:
- a CDS encoding N-acyl-D-amino-acid deacylase family protein — protein: MSFGTITRRLLAGAALLAALPLDAQGGYDLIIRNGRVLDGSGNPWYRADVAIRGDRIVAVGDLSGQRAAREIDAAGLYVAPGFIDVHTHAGEGLATAALSHGQPLLAQGITTVLVNPDGGGATDMARQRAEMQSHGIGVNVAQMVPHGSVRSRVMGMADRAPTAAEMDQMRALVRAGMEEGAFGLSTGPWYAPGSFAKTEELIDLSRIVAGYGGAYSSHIRDEADYNVGLVAAVDEVIRIGREARLRVVATHLKALGPRVWGYSGALVSRIDRARAEGVEVFADQYPYTASATSLSGALVPRWALAGGDTALQRRIADPAERARLRVEVLDNLDRRGGADRIQFRRHRADPTIEGRTLLWVAQRGGVEPVDAVLELLRTGNPGVVSFNMLDADVDLLMRQPWMMTSSDGDLVPMGEGVPHPRSYGTYPRKIREYVVERGVMDLAAAIRSMTSLPATVFRIPDRGTLREGAVADVVVFDLARVNDPATFSDPHKLAEGMVHVLVNGRPAADQGRFSSQLHGRVLALPRRVGDSR
- a CDS encoding protein-glutamine glutaminase family protein yields the protein MSEAETELLLRAAGSLPEFSPYLFSGCHDRAHAAYVLLPAAVRAKAGKVWLFPPARYTSAIAGKLGLNLAVPYGEKVEWGYHVALYFKTSRGDLVLDAALTPGQLISPERWFSMMKIPAPSFWTVLDGGLYLFNDSGTPSFGRPPWPHRNTNLMNGYFYRYEGDAAGSNRIPLNLARDAVGAALIAGGGCPALRAAITEPENLLELLRRTDLPADCAPLQERFRTEVQSWSQRLSQAR
- the hslO gene encoding Hsp33 family molecular chaperone HslO, giving the protein MMTTTNNDYLVRATALNERVRAFALNATGVVNELQRRHDTYPAVTAALGRTAMGALLLSASALKEEEHALTVDVRGNGPVRRILVTANGRGEVRGFVGNPHAHADHHASGKLNVAGVVGTDGYVSVTRDLGMRETYQGMVELLSGEIGEDLAYYMYKSEQTPSAVGIGVFVNPDLTVDAAGGYMVQLLPGLSDEEIVEIEQRAAALPHPTTMIRQGTTPEQILEMLFPEGYTFGDRYPISFNCPCSRQRFEGAIVSLGSDEIQRIIDEEDQPYTEVVCHFCNEAYHFSTIEMQGILDRSRD
- a CDS encoding cytochrome c: MKKWMKRLGIGLGGLVVLLLVAFAVAYGASKKRLNQRWNVAAASLNITRDPAQVARGRHVATAVSKCTECHGQDLGGTVFIDGMPMAVLIAPNLTAGKGGVLPRYTDAQLEAAIRHGVRHDKRALLIMPSDEFQHLSDEDVAAVIAYMRSVPPVDRQLAPSKVGPLGHVLLATRQLPLPAEIIDHAPRTRRVPPQGVTREYGQYLVSVGGCVGCHTPSLGGGPGHGLPTPNITPGGPIGSWSEADWFRAMREGKRPDGSAIRPEMPWKAVGRMTDDELRAMWMYLRTVPRVEPQAKT
- a CDS encoding penicillin acylase family protein; its protein translation is MTPSTPRWALTAFVLAAYAPAAAAQAGLADQVEIRRTAYGVPHIRAENFRAAGFGLGWVQLEDHGMRIVQGLVRARGELALRYGADSLDSDFDLRPVHRRAVASYPLLEADTRDMYDGFAAGVNRYVELHRSEFPAWVTPTFSGHDVHAQGMGGGGPDVRRFLNRVRGEPPRGGAAQPGAEGDPQAPGAEDGSNAWALAPSRTRSGRAILLRNPHLAWSAGYYEAHVTVPGQLDFYGDFRLGGPIVLVGGFNTYLGWATTNNAPDLEEIYALEVDPARPDHYLFDGGSVPLRRETETVEFANGPGVGTVTRERWTTPLGPVIHRGGGRIYVVRAAGEDEFRGGEQFLKMMRARNRTEWTNALRMRARVTSNLTYADRDGNIYYVWNATHPALPHPSGGDTAAIPASRSTDVWTRVVGFDSLPQVLNPRGGYVRNENDPPYLTNLHQPLRREDYPAYFPGGAELRLRSQHSLELLHNDRKFSLEDVVAAKHSMRMILADRVKDDLLRAVRAAPPTPEVAQAAAVLERWDNTAAAESRGGVLFETWWWRYVRTGPQAPPSAASVGFPVPAAALFARAWTAAEPLATPRGLGDPARAVEAFAWAAAEVQRKYGSADVAWGTVHRVRHGSVDVPVGGCSGFLGCFRVLNFREEPDGTRTVVGGDGWVLAVEFTNPVRAYSVLAYGESSKPGSPHHDDQAAMFAANRMKPVAFTEADVERATVRRYRPGREAGVATRQQRGRASIVHP